A region of Sulfuricella denitrificans skB26 DNA encodes the following proteins:
- a CDS encoding YfgM family protein: MAYDLEEQEKVDELKAWWKKNGTTVMLAVAVFAAVVAGMQGWRAYQHSQQRQAALAYEAVQNGVQSKDIKRIRDAAGQLIEKYPGTPYASRAALLAAGVNYESGDAKSAKAQLQWVVEHAKEDGARDIARLRLAGILLDEKNYEEAMKTLEASHEKAFDGLFSDLKGDLLTAQGKMADARVAYKAALEKMDEKSAYRQVVEMKLDGLGERG, encoded by the coding sequence ATGGCTTACGATCTTGAAGAACAGGAAAAAGTAGACGAGCTGAAAGCCTGGTGGAAAAAAAACGGGACGACAGTGATGCTGGCGGTCGCAGTGTTTGCTGCGGTGGTGGCTGGCATGCAGGGTTGGCGTGCCTACCAGCATAGCCAACAGCGCCAGGCTGCACTGGCGTACGAAGCGGTGCAAAATGGGGTGCAGAGCAAGGATATCAAGCGTATTCGTGATGCGGCTGGCCAGCTTATCGAAAAATATCCGGGCACCCCTTACGCCTCGCGAGCTGCGCTGCTTGCGGCGGGGGTTAATTACGAATCGGGCGATGCCAAGAGCGCAAAGGCACAGCTGCAATGGGTGGTCGAACATGCCAAGGAAGATGGCGCGCGCGACATCGCCCGGTTGCGTCTGGCTGGTATCCTGCTGGATGAAAAAAATTACGAGGAAGCCATGAAAACCCTGGAAGCGTCGCATGAAAAGGCGTTTGATGGCTTGTTTTCGGATCTTAAGGGAGACCTGCTGACGGCTCAGGGCAAGATGGCGGATGCCCGTGTGGCCTACAAGGCCGCACTGGAAAAAATGGATGAAAAAAGCGCTTATCGCCAGGTCGTGGAAATGAAGCTTGATGGTCTGGGAGAACGCGGATGA
- a CDS encoding DUF3147 family protein, with translation MWQYTLKIALTAAIVVAISEIAKRNSFWAAALASLPLTSLLALIWLYVETGDTQKVTALAQGIFWLVIPSLLLFVLLPLLLRAGWGFWSSLGTSSVATAAAYFGMAWILERLHINT, from the coding sequence ATGTGGCAATATACGTTGAAAATCGCACTCACTGCGGCTATCGTTGTGGCCATATCCGAAATCGCCAAGCGCAACTCGTTCTGGGCTGCAGCACTGGCATCATTGCCGCTTACCTCACTGCTTGCACTCATATGGCTCTATGTCGAAACCGGCGACACCCAGAAGGTCACCGCACTTGCGCAAGGCATTTTCTGGCTGGTTATTCCATCGCTGCTGCTGTTCGTTCTGCTCCCTCTACTCTTGCGGGCCGGTTGGGGTTTCTGGAGCAGCCTCGGCACCTCCTCAGTGGCTACTGCCGCTGCCTATTTCGGCATGGCATGGATACTGGAACGACTTCACATCAATACCTAG
- the ndk gene encoding nucleoside-diphosphate kinase yields MAVERTLSIIKPDAVAKNVIGKIYSRFESNGLKIVASRMIHLSRSEAEGFYAVHRERPFFKDLVEFMMSGPVMVQALEGESAVAKNRELMGATDPKKADKGTIRADFAESIDANAVHGSDSLDNAKIEIAYFFPSMEVYSS; encoded by the coding sequence ATGGCTGTTGAACGTACCCTCTCAATTATCAAACCCGACGCAGTGGCAAAAAACGTGATCGGCAAAATTTATTCCCGCTTCGAAAGCAATGGCCTGAAAATCGTCGCCTCGCGCATGATTCATCTGAGCCGTTCCGAAGCCGAAGGCTTCTATGCGGTTCATCGCGAGCGTCCTTTCTTCAAGGATCTGGTCGAATTCATGATGTCCGGCCCGGTGATGGTGCAGGCGCTGGAAGGCGAGAGCGCTGTAGCCAAGAACCGCGAACTGATGGGCGCCACCGACCCGAAGAAGGCCGACAAGGGTACTATTCGCGCCGACTTCGCCGAGAGCATCGATGCCAACGCGGTACACGGATCCGATAGCCTGGATAATGCCAAGATTGAGATCGCCTATTTCTTCCCTTCGATGGAAGTCTATTCAAGTTAA
- a CDS encoding RodZ domain-containing protein translates to MTEEFEVNPAEQQVEVRPSAGKMLAESRERLGLSVAEVSRQLRLSPRQIEALETDDHASLPGETFLRGFLRNYAKLLQIDPEALLALCQPEPLQAQSIEVPTSRIEFGGKRRLMPFGDHSGKPWSKYAAIIGVVVLALSWGVYELFLVQSSSQNTPVKSAGETTMVLSLPQAVAPVQTAPVTNQAVETVPATAPETATVAVAPATAEAPVSSAPSPAEVGGQRLQFVFDGDAWVEVKDKGGKVIFYQLNSKGSQQLVRGNPPFSLVIGNAAHVRLTYNDKPIDLAPHIKVDVARLTIE, encoded by the coding sequence GTGACTGAAGAATTTGAGGTTAATCCTGCTGAGCAGCAGGTAGAGGTCAGGCCGAGTGCGGGCAAAATGCTTGCAGAATCACGCGAGCGGCTTGGCTTGAGCGTGGCTGAAGTGTCGCGTCAACTCAGACTTTCGCCACGCCAGATCGAGGCGCTGGAAACAGACGACCACGCCAGTCTGCCAGGTGAAACATTCCTGCGTGGCTTTCTGCGTAATTATGCCAAGTTGCTGCAAATCGATCCCGAAGCGTTGCTGGCACTGTGTCAGCCTGAGCCGCTTCAAGCCCAGTCAATTGAGGTGCCGACGAGCCGGATCGAATTTGGCGGCAAGCGCAGGCTGATGCCGTTTGGCGACCATTCCGGCAAGCCATGGTCAAAATATGCTGCAATCATCGGTGTGGTCGTGCTGGCTTTGTCCTGGGGGGTGTACGAGTTGTTTCTGGTGCAATCCTCGTCCCAGAATACGCCAGTGAAGTCCGCTGGAGAAACGACGATGGTTCTGTCGTTGCCGCAGGCTGTAGCCCCGGTTCAGACCGCGCCCGTCACGAATCAAGCTGTCGAAACGGTTCCTGCAACTGCGCCTGAAACTGCAACCGTAGCGGTTGCTCCGGCTACTGCAGAGGCTCCAGTTTCCTCTGCTCCTTCCCCGGCGGAGGTCGGTGGCCAGCGTCTGCAGTTTGTGTTCGATGGCGATGCCTGGGTCGAAGTGAAAGATAAAGGCGGCAAGGTGATTTTTTATCAGTTGAACTCGAAAGGCAGCCAGCAGTTGGTGCGCGGCAACCCGCCGTTTTCACTGGTGATTGGCAATGCCGCCCACGTTCGGTTGACTTACAACGACAAGCCGATTGACCTTGCGCCCCATATCAAGGTGGATGTGGCGCGACTGACCATCGAGTAA
- a CDS encoding SPOR domain-containing protein has protein sequence MPEQPSLDEQNEIKKRAIRRVIVASVLVAAAIAALTVLTRYKSETPVTRTTTQGTALPPVAQLEPAAPAPEEMAAPPTTTPEQEVQPATPPPPPEVVNAPTPASSAETAPKSARPTPVRPGAEAEVSARPAPAKPAATQPQTVARTPQEMQPAQPAKTTSEKITSPTEHAPKGYTVQLGVFSNPTNALQLQEKLAQHGIKSYTETKLNVGPFQNKAEADQALAKIRSMGVSAVVVPIR, from the coding sequence ATGCCGGAGCAACCGTCACTCGACGAACAAAACGAGATCAAGAAACGCGCCATCCGACGCGTTATTGTCGCTTCCGTCCTAGTGGCAGCCGCTATCGCAGCGCTCACCGTCCTGACCCGCTACAAATCGGAAACGCCCGTCACCCGAACAACTACACAAGGGACCGCGCTTCCTCCCGTTGCGCAACTCGAACCCGCGGCGCCGGCCCCGGAAGAAATGGCCGCACCGCCGACCACAACGCCAGAGCAAGAAGTTCAACCCGCTACGCCACCTCCACCTCCTGAGGTAGTGAACGCACCCACGCCTGCCTCTTCTGCCGAAACGGCGCCAAAATCCGCCAGACCAACCCCCGTCAGACCCGGCGCTGAAGCCGAAGTTTCCGCCCGACCCGCCCCGGCAAAACCTGCTGCCACACAACCTCAAACAGTTGCACGTACCCCCCAGGAAATGCAGCCAGCGCAACCTGCAAAAACCACCTCAGAAAAAATCACGTCTCCCACCGAGCACGCGCCCAAGGGTTATACCGTGCAGCTCGGCGTCTTCTCCAACCCGACCAATGCCCTCCAGCTGCAAGAAAAACTGGCCCAGCACGGCATCAAGTCCTACACCGAAACCAAACTCAACGTCGGCCCGTTCCAGAACAAGGCCGAAGCCGACCAGGCACTGGCGAAAATCCGTTCGATGGGCGTCAGCGCCGTGGTGGTGCCGATTCGGTAA
- the rlmN gene encoding 23S rRNA (adenine(2503)-C(2))-methyltransferase RlmN has product MAVNLLDFDQEKLAVFFAESGEKPFRAKQLLRWMHQFGESDFSRMSDLSKVLREKLGGLAIVEPPRLIQEQISDDSTRKWLLDVGAGQGVETVFIPEGDRGTLCVSSQVGCALECSFCSTGKQGFNRNLSVAEIIGQLWWANKALGCTPRNERVISNVVLMGMGEPLLNFDNMVTALRLMLDDNAYGLSRRRVTVSTSGIVPAMDRLREQCPVALAVSLHAPNDALRDILVPINKKYPLSELMAACRRYVVDAPRDFITFEYVMLEGVNDSPAHARELVALTRDVPCKFNLIPFNPFPDSEYKRSSADVIRRFGAILIEAGRVVTTRKTRGDDIDAACGQLAGKVQDKTRRTIKIEVAA; this is encoded by the coding sequence ATGGCCGTCAACCTGCTCGACTTCGACCAAGAGAAGCTTGCTGTTTTCTTCGCGGAAAGCGGCGAAAAGCCGTTCCGCGCCAAGCAGCTACTGCGCTGGATGCATCAGTTCGGGGAAAGCGATTTCTCCCGGATGAGTGATCTGTCCAAGGTGCTGCGGGAGAAGCTGGGCGGGCTGGCAATCGTAGAGCCGCCTCGCTTGATCCAGGAGCAGATTTCCGACGATAGCACACGCAAGTGGCTGCTCGACGTGGGTGCGGGGCAGGGTGTTGAAACCGTGTTTATTCCCGAGGGGGATCGCGGTACGCTGTGCGTGTCCTCACAGGTGGGCTGCGCGCTGGAATGCAGTTTTTGCTCTACCGGGAAACAGGGTTTTAACCGTAATCTCAGCGTGGCCGAGATCATCGGCCAGTTGTGGTGGGCTAACAAGGCGCTGGGATGTACGCCGCGCAATGAACGAGTGATCAGCAACGTGGTGCTGATGGGCATGGGCGAGCCCCTGCTCAATTTCGACAATATGGTGACCGCGTTGCGCCTGATGCTGGACGACAATGCCTATGGTCTATCGCGCCGTCGTGTGACGGTCAGCACTTCCGGCATCGTTCCCGCCATGGATCGGTTGCGCGAGCAGTGTCCGGTGGCTCTGGCTGTTTCGCTACATGCGCCGAACGACGCACTGCGCGACATACTGGTACCGATCAACAAAAAATACCCGTTGAGTGAGCTGATGGCGGCCTGCCGCCGTTACGTCGTCGATGCACCACGGGATTTTATTACTTTCGAATACGTCATGCTGGAAGGTGTCAACGATAGCCCCGCGCATGCGCGTGAGCTGGTCGCCTTGACGCGTGACGTGCCGTGCAAGTTCAACCTGATCCCGTTCAATCCGTTCCCGGATTCTGAATACAAACGTTCGTCCGCCGATGTCATTCGGCGTTTTGGGGCGATTTTGATCGAAGCCGGACGCGTGGTGACGACGCGCAAGACTCGCGGTGATGATATCGACGCCGCCTGTGGCCAGCTAGCCGGTAAGGTGCAAGATAAAACCAGGCGCACGATAAAAATTGAGGTAGCTGCATGA
- the ispG gene encoding flavodoxin-dependent (E)-4-hydroxy-3-methylbut-2-enyl-diphosphate synthase translates to MFKPEIPRRKSRKIMVGSVAVGGDAPISVQTMTNTETCDVEATLAQIDRAARAGVDIVRVSVPSMEAAEAFGEIKKRSQVPLITDIHFDYKIALRVAELGADCLRINPGNIGREDRVQAVVQSAKDHGISIRIGVNAGSLEKDLQKKYGEPTPEALVESAMRHIEILDRLNFPDFKVSLKASDVFTTVEAYKILAAQIEQPLHLGITEAGGLRSGSVKSAIGLGMLLAAGIGDTIRVSLAADPVEEVKVGFDILKSLHIRSKGINIIACPSCSRQEFDVIKTVNALEARLEDVLEHMDVAVMGCVVNGPGEAREANFGIAGGSPNLLYVDGKPAYKVTENEIVDQLERQVRERIARMKQESQK, encoded by the coding sequence ATGTTTAAACCTGAAATACCCCGCCGCAAGAGCCGGAAAATCATGGTCGGTTCAGTCGCCGTTGGCGGCGATGCACCGATCAGCGTGCAAACCATGACCAACACCGAAACATGTGACGTCGAGGCGACGCTTGCCCAGATCGATCGCGCAGCGAGGGCGGGTGTGGATATCGTACGGGTTTCCGTTCCCAGCATGGAGGCGGCGGAAGCCTTTGGCGAGATCAAAAAACGATCACAGGTGCCCTTGATTACCGACATCCATTTCGATTACAAAATCGCTCTGCGCGTCGCCGAACTGGGTGCTGACTGTTTGCGCATCAATCCCGGCAACATCGGGCGCGAGGATCGCGTACAGGCGGTGGTGCAGTCGGCGAAAGACCACGGCATTTCGATCCGCATCGGTGTCAACGCCGGTTCGCTGGAAAAGGATTTGCAAAAGAAATACGGCGAGCCCACTCCCGAAGCTTTGGTGGAATCGGCGATGCGCCACATCGAGATCCTTGACCGTCTGAATTTCCCGGATTTCAAGGTGAGCCTCAAGGCCTCCGACGTGTTTACCACGGTAGAGGCGTACAAGATACTCGCCGCCCAGATCGAACAACCGTTGCACCTCGGTATTACCGAAGCGGGGGGACTGCGTTCCGGCAGCGTCAAGTCGGCGATTGGCCTCGGCATGTTGCTGGCCGCCGGCATCGGCGACACCATCAGGGTTTCGTTGGCGGCCGATCCGGTGGAAGAGGTCAAGGTCGGATTCGATATTCTGAAGAGCCTGCATATCCGCAGCAAAGGGATCAACATCATTGCCTGCCCGAGTTGCTCGCGACAGGAGTTCGACGTGATCAAGACGGTCAACGCACTGGAAGCGCGTCTTGAGGATGTGCTTGAGCACATGGATGTGGCGGTGATGGGCTGTGTGGTGAACGGGCCGGGCGAGGCGCGCGAGGCAAATTTCGGTATCGCCGGGGGTTCTCCCAATTTACTTTATGTAGATGGCAAACCTGCCTACAAAGTAACGGAAAATGAGATCGTGGATCAGCTGGAACGACAGGTTCGCGAACGTATTGCCCGGATGAAACAAGAGTCACAAAAGTAA
- the bamB gene encoding outer membrane protein assembly factor BamB: MMHNVPIRWLLLLATIFQLAGCSGMGEKVSTGFGLWGGKDTGEKPAALVEFKPTAELKSSWQERVGGAGDTVLFPAVVSDGIYAVGLEGKISRFSADTGKQQWIIDSGRKISGGVGADSALVAVGTAKGEVMAFDTKGQPLWQARLSSEILSAPQVANDIVVVRTGDGRIFGLDARDGKRKWIYQRAMPALSLRSNAGVVVAHGAVFAGFAGGKLVALNLATGNMGWEATVALPRGTTELERVTDVSSLPVVDGRMICATAYQGRTACFDIASGNLLWARDVSSSAGLAMDDRTVYVSDTRGAIHALDKNSGASLWKQDKLLARQVTAPLALGRYIAVADVQGYVHLLSREDGSFAARIATDGSQIGAPPVALNKGFLVQTRNGGLYALTVQ; encoded by the coding sequence ATGATGCACAATGTGCCAATAAGATGGCTGTTGCTTCTGGCGACAATTTTCCAGCTGGCGGGTTGCAGTGGCATGGGGGAGAAGGTTTCCACCGGCTTTGGTCTTTGGGGCGGCAAGGATACTGGTGAGAAGCCGGCGGCGCTGGTCGAATTCAAACCTACTGCGGAACTCAAGTCGAGTTGGCAGGAGCGTGTCGGAGGGGCCGGGGATACGGTGCTGTTTCCCGCTGTGGTGAGTGATGGTATTTACGCGGTGGGCCTGGAGGGAAAGATTTCCCGTTTCAGTGCGGATACCGGCAAGCAGCAGTGGATTATTGATTCCGGGCGCAAAATTTCCGGCGGCGTCGGTGCAGACAGCGCTCTGGTGGCGGTGGGAACCGCCAAGGGCGAGGTGATGGCCTTTGACACCAAGGGGCAGCCACTGTGGCAGGCACGTCTTTCGAGCGAAATCTTGAGTGCACCGCAGGTGGCCAACGATATCGTGGTAGTACGCACCGGCGACGGCCGTATTTTCGGACTGGATGCCAGGGATGGCAAGCGCAAGTGGATATACCAGCGTGCCATGCCGGCGCTCTCCCTGCGCAGCAATGCCGGCGTGGTAGTGGCGCACGGTGCGGTGTTCGCCGGTTTTGCCGGTGGCAAGCTGGTGGCGCTCAACCTGGCGACCGGCAATATGGGTTGGGAAGCGACCGTGGCTCTTCCGCGTGGAACCACCGAGCTGGAGCGTGTGACCGATGTCAGCAGCCTGCCGGTGGTGGATGGTCGAATGATCTGCGCCACTGCTTATCAAGGACGTACAGCCTGCTTCGATATTGCCAGCGGCAACCTGCTCTGGGCGCGTGATGTCTCCAGTTCTGCCGGTCTGGCGATGGATGATCGCACCGTTTACGTCAGCGATACCCGAGGTGCAATCCATGCTCTCGACAAGAACAGCGGTGCGAGCCTGTGGAAGCAGGATAAGTTGCTAGCCCGCCAAGTTACTGCGCCACTGGCTCTTGGACGCTATATCGCGGTGGCCGATGTACAGGGTTATGTTCATCTGCTGTCACGGGAAGATGGCAGCTTCGCAGCACGCATTGCCACCGATGGCAGCCAGATCGGCGCGCCTCCCGTAGCGCTGAACAAGGGTTTCCTGGTGCAAACTCGCAATGGCGGGCTGTACGCGTTAACAGTGCAATAA
- the pilW gene encoding type IV pilus biogenesis/stability protein PilW: MSGEQNLKKNLKQLLFLMVLGAGFLAGGYASAEEQSDARQRAQVHTDLGAAYFSAGQLGVALEELNLAIRADSSFASAYNMLGLVYMTLRENDKAEENFRRSLSLSSNDSDTNNNYGWFLCQRGKIDDSIRYFMAALKNPLYATPEKSYLNAGICARKKNDDVEAEEFLLKAIKLQPRQPQALFNLADINLTRGNYSESRKFINQFFQIAAPTPESLWLGMRIERRLGNRSDEASYGLQLRKSFPDSPEAQALRSGKFE; this comes from the coding sequence ATGAGCGGGGAACAAAATCTGAAGAAAAATCTGAAGCAACTTCTATTTCTGATGGTGCTCGGGGCCGGCTTTCTGGCAGGTGGTTACGCATCTGCGGAAGAGCAGTCCGATGCCCGCCAGCGTGCCCAGGTCCATACCGATCTGGGTGCTGCCTATTTTAGTGCCGGTCAGTTAGGTGTGGCGCTGGAGGAGCTGAATTTGGCGATCCGGGCGGATTCCAGCTTTGCATCTGCCTACAACATGTTGGGCCTGGTTTACATGACGCTGCGGGAGAATGACAAGGCGGAAGAGAACTTCCGCCGATCGCTCAGCCTGAGCAGCAACGATTCCGACACCAACAACAATTACGGTTGGTTTCTTTGTCAGCGCGGCAAGATCGACGATTCCATCCGGTATTTCATGGCGGCGCTCAAGAATCCCCTGTACGCCACACCTGAGAAGTCTTATCTCAACGCCGGGATTTGTGCGCGCAAGAAAAATGACGATGTCGAAGCTGAGGAATTTCTGCTGAAAGCGATCAAGCTGCAACCCCGTCAGCCCCAGGCGCTATTCAACCTGGCCGATATTAACTTGACGCGTGGAAACTACAGCGAGTCCAGAAAATTTATTAATCAGTTTTTCCAGATAGCCGCTCCGACCCCGGAAAGCCTGTGGCTGGGGATGCGCATCGAACGCAGGCTTGGCAACCGCAGCGATGAAGCCAGTTATGGTCTGCAACTGAGAAAATCCTTTCCCGATTCGCCTGAAGCCCAAGCGTTGCGCAGCGGGAAATTTGAGTGA
- a CDS encoding AEC family transporter, translating into MSVAQAIFPIFALILLGYGLRRWFRLSDDFWPQLDRLIYYVFFPALLFHSLSGFQIDLGAATPMLEVAILYMLAGMALGYVAKYLFHAPPKVFAASFQSSFRFNSYVGLAVAGAIHGQDGLAAIGLLMGFLVPMANVAAVWALARHGEGHWLKEILFNPLIMATAGGIFFSLAGLHLPDLLQRPIALLSQASLPMGLIAVGAGLKLQSLNRYRRTLWYGVLVKLLVLPAIAWGLASVFGLTGVYFHIAVLMAALPVSTVSYVLAMRMGGDGSISAAQVMVTTLLAMVTLPMWLLLMGF; encoded by the coding sequence ATGTCTGTAGCGCAGGCCATCTTTCCCATTTTCGCCTTGATCCTGCTCGGCTACGGGCTGCGCCGGTGGTTCCGTTTGAGCGACGATTTCTGGCCGCAACTGGACCGGCTGATTTACTACGTGTTTTTCCCCGCACTGCTGTTCCATTCCCTGTCCGGTTTTCAGATCGATCTGGGGGCAGCCACCCCGATGCTGGAGGTGGCTATCCTTTACATGCTGGCCGGCATGGCTCTAGGTTACGTTGCCAAATATCTATTCCATGCCCCCCCCAAAGTATTTGCAGCATCTTTCCAGTCGTCCTTCCGCTTCAACAGCTACGTGGGATTGGCAGTGGCGGGGGCGATTCATGGCCAGGATGGGCTGGCGGCGATCGGATTGCTGATGGGTTTTCTGGTGCCGATGGCCAATGTGGCCGCGGTATGGGCGCTGGCGCGCCATGGCGAGGGTCACTGGCTGAAGGAAATCCTGTTCAATCCACTGATCATGGCCACTGCGGGAGGAATTTTCTTCAGCCTGGCGGGGTTGCATTTGCCGGATTTGTTGCAGCGCCCCATCGCACTCCTTTCCCAGGCTTCATTGCCGATGGGGCTGATCGCCGTCGGCGCCGGCTTGAAGCTACAGAGTTTGAACCGCTATCGGAGAACCCTGTGGTATGGCGTGCTTGTGAAATTGCTGGTACTGCCCGCCATTGCCTGGGGGCTGGCATCGGTTTTCGGTCTGACCGGAGTGTATTTCCATATCGCTGTACTGATGGCCGCGCTGCCGGTCTCGACAGTGTCTTACGTGCTGGCGATGCGCATGGGCGGGGATGGCAGCATCAGCGCCGCCCAGGTGATGGTGACTACGCTGCTGGCGATGGTGACGCTACCGATGTGGTTGCTGCTGATGGGGTTTTGA
- the hisS gene encoding histidine--tRNA ligase, translated as MSPIQAIRGMNDILPEHADLWTFFEDTVEDWLRSYGYRGIRMPIVEQTALFKRAIGEVTDIVEKEMYTFVDALNGDSLTLRPEGTASCVRAVIQHNLLYNAPQRLYYTGPMFRHERPQKGRYRQFHQVGVESLGYAGPDMDAEHIIMTARLWKRLGLNDIALQINTLGSSADRIRHRSRLVHYLGQHVDMLDEDSRRRLQTNPLRVLDSKNPSLQELIEAAPKLLDDLDEASLKHFEDLQVMLRAAGIEYQINPRLVRGLDYYNFTVFEWVTTQLGAQGTVCAGGRYDGLIEQIGGKPAPACGFAMGVERLLALLEENAFQAPRVATDVYLVHQGDAANKFAMAAAEQLRDQGLHVLLHCGGGSFKSQMKKADSSGARYALIIGDDEAGAGEVTLKPLRELGEQMRMTVNAAASLINAG; from the coding sequence ATGAGCCCAATTCAAGCCATACGCGGGATGAACGATATTCTGCCGGAACATGCCGATCTCTGGACCTTTTTCGAGGACACCGTGGAGGACTGGCTGCGCAGCTATGGTTACCGCGGCATCCGCATGCCGATTGTCGAGCAGACTGCGCTGTTCAAGCGCGCCATCGGGGAAGTTACGGATATCGTCGAGAAGGAAATGTACACCTTCGTCGATGCCCTCAACGGCGACAGTCTGACGCTGCGCCCGGAAGGTACCGCCTCCTGCGTGCGCGCTGTGATCCAGCACAACCTGCTGTACAATGCGCCGCAGCGCCTTTATTACACCGGGCCGATGTTCCGCCACGAGCGCCCGCAGAAAGGGCGCTACCGCCAGTTTCATCAGGTCGGGGTGGAGTCGCTCGGTTACGCAGGGCCGGACATGGATGCCGAACACATCATCATGACGGCACGGTTGTGGAAGCGACTTGGCCTCAATGATATTGCATTGCAGATCAATACGTTGGGCAGCAGTGCGGATCGCATTCGTCACCGTTCCCGCCTGGTGCACTATCTTGGGCAGCACGTCGACATGCTCGACGAAGATTCGCGCCGGCGCCTGCAAACCAATCCGCTACGGGTACTCGACAGCAAGAATCCGTCTCTGCAGGAACTGATCGAGGCGGCACCGAAGCTGCTGGATGATCTTGACGAAGCGTCGCTCAAGCATTTTGAGGATTTACAGGTGATGCTGCGTGCTGCCGGTATCGAATATCAGATCAACCCGCGTCTGGTGCGTGGTCTGGATTATTACAACTTTACCGTGTTCGAATGGGTAACCACCCAGCTCGGTGCACAGGGTACGGTGTGCGCTGGAGGTCGATATGACGGCCTGATCGAGCAGATCGGCGGCAAACCGGCGCCGGCTTGCGGTTTTGCCATGGGTGTGGAGAGGCTGCTGGCACTGCTCGAGGAGAACGCATTTCAGGCGCCGCGGGTCGCCACCGATGTTTATCTGGTGCATCAGGGAGATGCGGCAAATAAATTTGCCATGGCGGCGGCTGAACAACTGCGCGACCAGGGCTTGCACGTGCTCCTGCATTGTGGTGGCGGCAGTTTCAAGTCGCAAATGAAAAAGGCGGATTCCAGTGGCGCGCGCTACGCGCTGATCATCGGTGACGATGAGGCGGGGGCAGGAGAAGTCACTCTCAAGCCTCTGCGCGAGCTGGGAGAGCAGATGCGGATGACGGTGAATGCAGCGGCGAGTCTGATCAATGCTGGATAG